In the genome of Devosia rhizoryzae, the window TCGGCGCCGGCCATATAGTAGGCGTAGTGGATGTCTTCGATCTGCTGAGGCTCGGTCAGCACCAGAAGATCGTTGTTGCCCTTGAGCGGGTGGCTCCAGTCCTTGAAGCGGTCGCCACGGAAGTTTTCTTCTGCGAGCCCCAGCCGCTGGATCATCGTGCCCATGGCGCCATCGAGGATCAGGATGTGATCCTGCATCGCGGCAGTGAGCGCTGCACGAACCTCGTTCCAATCGGGAATGATCGTATCGGTGGGGGAGGGGCTCATCGCCATCCTCTCTTTCATTAAATACCGGCGCAGGCTTGCGCTCGCCAATCACATAAAGATATCTTTATATCACATCAAGCCGCGTCTTCATTTCGGTCGCTGCCTAAGCCGGTGTGAACATTAACCAGCGATAAAGCATAAAATTGTTCCTTTCTGTGCACTGCCCGATGCCGCCTCTATGATTCCGCTCGAGTGTTTCTGTTCGAGTAGCGCATACCGTGACGACAACCTGGCGAAGTGCCGTCCGTTTTCTCTTTTTAGGTGCTCTCGTTGCACCCATGATCGCAGCATGTGCGACGGGTGGGGGGCTGGGTGCGACCGTCAAACGTAGTGCATTCACCTCGGGCGAATATGGCGTTGCCGTCTCTCCACGCGTCACCAATCATCCCAATCCGCCCCGTGGCGGCGGACGCTACCAGGTCGGAAAACCTTATACCGTCAAAGGGGTTACCTACGTTCCGCAGGAAAACCCGCAGGGCTATTCTGCGACCGGCAAGGCCTCCTGGTACGGTTCGGACTTTCACGGCCGCCAAACCGCAAACGGCGAAATTTTTTCCGCCAATGCCATTACCGGCGCCCACGCGACCCTGCCGCTGCCATCCTATGTCCGCGTCACCAATCAAGAAAATGGCCGTTCGATCGTCGTTCGCGTCAACGATCGCGGCCCCTATCTGCCCGGCCGAGTCATGGACCTTTCCTATCGCGCCGCCGCGATGCTGGGCTACGTCACCAAGGGTTCTGCGCCGATCAAGGTCGACTATATGGGTCCGGCGCCGCTTGAAGGCGACGATACCCGCACGCTCGTCGCCAGCTACAATGGACCTGCCGATTTCGATACCGGGGGCAGCCGCACTCAGTTTGCCGATGCGGGCGAAAGCAACCGCAGCCTTCTTGGCATGACGCAGAACTTCCTGGGTGGGCTCTTCTCCTACACCACGCCCCAGCAGGCTGATGCTGCGATCGGCAGCGCCCATGCTGCGGTCAATGCCATGGCCGAGGGCAACAGCGACCTCGCCGCCTGGGCAGCAAGTGTGGATGCTGACCAGCGCGCCGTCCGGATCGGTCTCGGCGTTTACGCCGATCCCGGCAATGCCGCGAGCCTTGCCCAACGGTTTGCCTTGCTTGGCGCTGTGAGCGAAGAAGCGGTGACCTATGCCGGAGATCCGGCAACCCAGCTCACTCTCACACAATTGAAGCCCGGAGCCGGCAAAGAAGACGTCTTGAACCTGGCTCGGGAACTTGGCCTCGCCGACATAATCCAATACTAATTTGCTATCCCGGTTCAGGGACAGGGGAGGCGCCAAGTGAGACTGCTGATTGCCATTGCAACACTGCTGGGTCTGGTGGCGCCAACCTTCGCTCAGGCCGATTTTTCGACCAATGCAAAATTTGCGGTTTTGATGGACTATGAGTCCGGCACGGTGATCTTCCAGAAGGACGCCGATGCCCGGCTCGAGCCGGCCAGCATGACCAAGCTGATGACCGTTGCGGTCGTCTTCAACGAGATCCGCGCCGGCCGTCTGAGCTTTGACGACCAGTTTTTCGTTTCCGAGAATGCCTGGCGGACCGGTGGCGCATCCTCGGGCGGTTCGACCATGTTCGCGGATCTCAATTCGCAGATCCGCGTCGAGGATCTTGTTCGCTCGGTGATCATCCAGTCCGGCAATGATGCGGCCATCGTTTTGGCTGAGGGCATCGCCGGGTCGGAAGGCACGTTTGCGCAGATGATGAACGAGCTCGCCCGGCAGATCGGGCTTGAGGGCTCTAACTTTACCAACTCGA includes:
- a CDS encoding septal ring lytic transglycosylase RlpA family protein, translated to MIAACATGGGLGATVKRSAFTSGEYGVAVSPRVTNHPNPPRGGGRYQVGKPYTVKGVTYVPQENPQGYSATGKASWYGSDFHGRQTANGEIFSANAITGAHATLPLPSYVRVTNQENGRSIVVRVNDRGPYLPGRVMDLSYRAAAMLGYVTKGSAPIKVDYMGPAPLEGDDTRTLVASYNGPADFDTGGSRTQFADAGESNRSLLGMTQNFLGGLFSYTTPQQADAAIGSAHAAVNAMAEGNSDLAAWAASVDADQRAVRIGLGVYADPGNAASLAQRFALLGAVSEEAVTYAGDPATQLTLTQLKPGAGKEDVLNLARELGLADIIQY